From the genome of Halomonas sp. I5-271120, one region includes:
- a CDS encoding ABC transporter permease — protein sequence MDFSWLADPFYQEYLLEGFVNTLWLVAVSAVGGLILAVAVAMARLKGPRPLAWFAHGFTTVMRGTPLLVQLFFFYYGVGRLLEGIPGVQDSLIWPILRDPFFYGALTFILSVGAYSGEVLRGALLSVPPGEREAGRAFGMSPFQVFFRLWLPRAIQLCLPTLTGEMILLLKSVPLVSTIALMDLLQAANIIRDETFLVYEPLMLIAGIYLAMTMVLTIVLRQVEHYFPGMQPTRHRWLPLRGKERSPCKN from the coding sequence ATGGACTTTTCCTGGCTCGCCGATCCCTTCTATCAGGAATATCTGCTCGAAGGCTTCGTCAACACCCTGTGGCTGGTCGCCGTCTCCGCGGTAGGCGGCCTGATTCTGGCCGTGGCCGTCGCCATGGCACGCCTCAAGGGCCCTCGTCCGCTGGCCTGGTTCGCTCATGGCTTTACCACCGTGATGCGCGGCACGCCGCTGCTGGTGCAGCTGTTCTTCTTCTACTACGGCGTCGGCCGCCTGCTGGAAGGCATCCCCGGAGTGCAGGACAGCCTCATCTGGCCGATCCTGCGCGACCCCTTCTTCTACGGCGCCCTGACCTTCATTCTGAGCGTTGGCGCCTACTCCGGCGAAGTGCTGCGCGGAGCCCTACTCAGCGTGCCGCCCGGCGAACGGGAGGCCGGCCGAGCCTTTGGCATGTCGCCTTTCCAGGTCTTCTTCCGGCTGTGGCTGCCCCGCGCCATTCAGCTATGCCTGCCGACGCTGACCGGCGAGATGATCCTGCTGCTGAAATCCGTGCCGCTGGTCTCGACCATCGCGCTGATGGACCTGCTGCAGGCCGCCAACATCATTCGCGACGAGACCTTCCTGGTCTACGAGCCGCTGATGCTGATCGCCGGCATCTATCTGGCGATGACCATGGTGCTGACCATAGTGCTGCGCCAAGTGGAGCACTACTTCCCCGGCATGCAGCCGACGCGCCACCGCTGGCTGCCCCTTCGCGGCAAGGAGCGCAGCCCATGCAAGAACTGA
- a CDS encoding ABC transporter permease, translating to MNTVSQEGLLDWAGPILQGALTTLEIAVLAYAIGLVLGLIGASARLSPWAPLRGLATAYSTAVRAVPELLLIILLYYAGSQALTALIHAMGLPGQIAINGFVTAVGVLAFVQGAYMTEVLRGAILAIPKGQLEAADAFGFSTWARFHRIVIPAMLPNALPGMSNLWLILIKDTALISVIGFSELFFTIQQAAASTRAHFLFYAAAGVIYLLMTLTSTALFARLERYVRRGQPAPEEA from the coding sequence ATGAACACGGTTTCCCAAGAGGGGTTGCTCGACTGGGCCGGCCCCATTCTCCAGGGTGCCCTGACGACCCTTGAGATCGCCGTACTGGCCTATGCCATCGGCCTGGTGCTGGGCCTGATCGGCGCCAGCGCGCGCTTAAGCCCCTGGGCCCCGCTGCGCGGCCTGGCCACCGCCTACTCGACGGCGGTTCGCGCCGTCCCCGAACTGCTGCTGATCATCCTGCTCTACTACGCAGGCTCTCAGGCGCTCACCGCGCTGATCCACGCCATGGGGCTGCCTGGCCAGATCGCCATCAATGGCTTCGTTACCGCCGTTGGAGTGCTGGCCTTCGTCCAGGGCGCCTACATGACCGAGGTACTGCGCGGCGCCATCCTGGCCATTCCCAAGGGCCAGCTAGAGGCGGCCGACGCCTTCGGCTTCTCCACCTGGGCGCGTTTTCACCGCATCGTGATTCCCGCCATGCTGCCCAACGCCCTGCCCGGCATGTCCAATCTGTGGCTAATCCTGATCAAGGACACCGCCCTGATCAGCGTCATCGGTTTCAGCGAGCTGTTCTTCACCATTCAGCAGGCCGCCGCCAGTACCCGGGCCCACTTCCTGTTCTACGCCGCCGCCGGCGTCATCTACCTGCTGATGACCCTGACCTCCACCGCGCTCTTCGCGCGCCTGGAGCGCTACGTGCGCCGTGGCCAGCCCGCACCCGAGGAGGCCTGA